TGTTACATAAATCAAATCGATTCATATTTAAAgtgaaaatcaatatttttaacataaaaatagtatttttcaTGAATCGGATCGGATTGGAGATCCACTTCACAAAATTAACTCATGACATCGTCTCATATAAACTTTTGTGATATTCAAAATATCATAATATGCAATTTGGAAAAATCGTCTCGGACGAATAACAACAATAATGATCtaattttttattgaaaaataaatttcacTCAAATACGAAATACCTATATTAGCGAAAGATTCTAGAAAAAACTAATTtcgatattttaaattaaatttatggtGGATAGGTCtctaatttatacaaaattagaTGAAATAAACAATGGATAGGTCTATATATTCttcaattaatataatattttattgtacTATTAATTTTCCATAAAATTGCTGCGAAGTTCGTTTCATAGGCCCAATTGGCGGGAAAATATCCATCCAGAGTGTTTTTTGCACCAAATAGTTCATGTCCTCGTGGTCGTACGTGGAGAACCCTAATTTAGTATCGCATCACTCGCTTTCGATATGAATTAATAATCTCCGTGCGTTTCACTGCTGGATTTCACGCTCTGGAGAAAGTATAATTCCCGATTGTCTCTATCTCCCCTTGCTCTAGAAGATTGGGGTTTTTCTCTCTTTATAAAAATCGGTATTTTGTTACGTTTACTTGCCAAATAAATTGATTCTTTACTTTTCAGGTATCATAGGATTTCAATCTcgataaacatataaaatcagcttttttttaaaaaaaaattatatatttattttgttaaattcTTTCGTTGATAGGGTTTGCTGAAAATGGCTACCGTGTTTGAAGATGAAGGTGATACTGAACCCACGATTTCAATCGGAGATTACCTCAAGGCCGTTGAAGAAGAAGAGCTGGTCAGTAAATTCTGTGATATCTTGGTCGTTTCTAGTtacaatttatttcattttttttcctgGGAAGATCTGATTTTGATAGGTTGGTGTTTATTTGTTATTGAGATGTGGGGCCTGTCAAGGTGGAGAATAACAGTAGGCTAGCTTTACTACGGAATGCGTATGTGGTTGAGGAACTGACGCTGGAACTCGAAGATATCCCTGAATTTAGATTTGATCTTGTGTGGAGATGTGAGGCTTGAACGCGATATTATAATAGACTTTAGTAATCGATGACATTAGAAGTTTAACTGTATGTAATGCAGCGGGTGTAAAATCTGATGGTTGAGAGCGTCGTGATTTCATCCTATTTTCGTCCAACTAGCATTTAATTCTAGTTTCCCTTTTTAGAGTTCTTGATGTTATTCTGAAACTCCACAAGTTTGTCTTGTTCATATACCCAAATATGGGAATTTATACATTGACTCAAGCTGTCTCTACCTAAAAGCACATTCGTTTATTGTTTCATATTTTGATGCAAACCGGATGTTTGTTAGTTGCTAAAAAAACTTGCTTATTGTGTCAACTAATCGTTTTAGAATGTGCCCCAATTCCAGATGTTTTATTGGATGTCATTGGTTTAAACAGACTAATATTTAGCTACAATTGGTAACGGATGGGTCTGCTTTTGGTTGGAAATCAGTTAGATTGATGACGAAATTGAATTAGAGAAATAACCTATTTGATTGCATAATGTTTACCccattctattttatttatttcttccTTTTTTTCTTTGGAGGATATTGATTGGTGCTCTAAGTATCGTTGGTCCTTTCCTTTTGCATAAATATATTCTAAAGGAAGCAGATTTGGTCCTCGGAGGTGATGAGGGCAAGGAGTGCACCTACGGTAAAGGTTATACGAAGAGGCAGGCAATTTTCTCATGTTTGAGCTGCACGCCAGATGGGAATGCTGGAGTGTGTACAGCCTGTAGCTTGTCTTGCCATGATGGCCATGAGGTATATCTCAGATCATTTTCATTAATGTTCGTACATTTTtcgtaaatttttaaaatgtattaGCATAGGCAGTGTTGTAGACCGAAGTTTTCGAAGATGTTATTTAGGTACTTTTCTTTGTTGTGAGTACTGAGTAGTGAGTAGAGATACAATTTGAATAGTTgttgaaaaattagaatttgcTGCTGATTATGCATGTGAATGTTCCATATAAGTACTAAATTACCTCATCACACTACCAATGCTTTTACATGGAATGATTTCAATGGATATCTATCTATGTTCTTTTTGCTTTCGATTACCCGAAGTTAATCTTTTGCTTCTCTCAAAGAGAAAAGGTTGTTCTATTACTCTACAACTTTTCAATTTATATTCATTCTACCTGCTATTGAAAACGATCTCCATAACTCCCCTGCCTCAGATCAAAATTGGCAGGTTAAACTGATGTTAAGGCTACTCATTTTTTCTTTGGAGTTTGTTAATCTGAGATTCATAAAACATTAATTAACAATGGTTACAGTCTACACATACAAGTGCACTGTCTCTTGAACCTAGTTACATACCGAGATTGTTCATGATATCCCGATCTAAATGGAAGTGCATTAATGATTGACTATTGTGCTTCCAAATAGGATGTGACTTCTAAACGTATCAGTATCCGCCTTTTGGAATTTCAGTTTCTAGCTTGATGTTGGGCATATGTTTCTTATTTTATTATGGATGTTAAATTACTCTCCTTACTGTTTGAAAAAGATCGTGGAACTGTGGACAAAAAGGAATTTTAGGTGTGATTGTGGAAATTCGAAATTTGGGGAGTTCTTCTGCAAACTTTTAGCTAACAAAGAGGTGGAAAATTCAGAAAACATGTACAATCATAACTTCAGAGGCATTTACTGCACATGTGATCTGCCCTACCCCGATCCAAATGCTGAAGAACAAGTGGAGATGATTCAATGCTGTATCTGCGAGGATTGGTTTCATGAAGAGCATATTGGTCTTCAGGATGTTGATAAGGTTTGCAGCTTTTTTAATGCCTATCTTTTCCCAGAGACGTGATGGATGTTTGCACTAacatgatgaagtgttgctAGATTTCTATATTAACCGTAGGACCTAACAACATCCTTTTGTTTTCACAGATCCCAAAAGACGAAGAAGACGAGCCGCAATACGAGGATTTCATCTGCCAGGGGTGTGCTGTTGTTTGCTCTTTTTTGACGTACTATCCCCAAACTCTTTCAACATCAGATTCGTCAAAATCTTTGAAGGAAAAGGCAGTTCTGGAAACCGCTCCTGCTGTCATGACATCCAACGAGCTTGATA
The Primulina tabacum isolate GXHZ01 chromosome 9, ASM2559414v2, whole genome shotgun sequence DNA segment above includes these coding regions:
- the LOC142555629 gene encoding uncharacterized protein LOC142555629, yielding MATVFEDEGDTEPTISIGDYLKAVEEEELEADLVLGGDEGKECTYGKGYTKRQAIFSCLSCTPDGNAGVCTACSLSCHDGHEIVELWTKRNFRCDCGNSKFGEFFCKLLANKEVENSENMYNHNFRGIYCTCDLPYPDPNAEEQVEMIQCCICEDWFHEEHIGLQDVDKIPKDEEDEPQYEDFICQGCAVVCSFLTYYPQTLSTSDSSKSLKEKAVLETAPAVMTSNELDNGTALNAGDSVNTQNGKCILEIDLVENSPSLGKSKAMFLSKGWRDIICKCKKCADFYAKRRVGYLVDKEDSIPEYESMAKQKRDENLQKQEGIEMKFLDDLGHVEKMEILSGIADMKNEFRAFLESSDPSKAVTPADVQQVFENLAKKRKRMP